The Podospora pseudopauciseta strain CBS 411.78 chromosome 2 map unlocalized CBS411.78m_2, whole genome shotgun sequence genome has a window encoding:
- a CDS encoding uncharacterized protein (EggNog:ENOG503NZW5; COG:S), translated as MDYLKLSEDEAYTLAPLPAAIRHGLHAVATLAFLSFIFVFALLVYLSWRFVKWHIRQPSQEVSSLPASNFQVDEDKFHEMLAMSRSFTVSAESQPTEADNGMPSRPQTGFWNRIRANPPNQLLFAKHRPGSCQLGISFQASLTAIAAHSYLSIVRNFRPPSRVFCPVLVALWSSVSGMALLGIAISGGSSDFYGRAGEWCWITSNYQELRLYLHYLWIFICLVATSVIYLAIVIHLLTHRKPIASSCQQTSPGTQYATQEQKLREISSFLAYPLIYILCTVPIATARIGSMVKHEPPVLFSSVAGSLLASAGLLDVLLYSLTRKSIVFSGQIPPTQDTGLETFGFMASSLRTPHGRAFGNMVFIEGETQTHSGSGIRRLWGWVCNLWRTVFPKRSERAWRDRLASVEVPFGPRTERGQADWDSSWMSLGVDASEVAWKRPRALKPEIGCETTTRVHTQYQG; from the exons ATGGATTATCTCAAGCTCAGCGAAGATGAGGCCTACACCCTCGCACCCCTGCCGGCCGCCATTCGACACGGCCTGCATGCTGTTGCAACTCTAGCTTTCCTGAGCTTCATTTTTGTCTTCGCCCTTTTGGTGTACCTCAGCTGGAGATTCGTCAAGTGGCATATCAGGCAACCCTCGCAAGAGGTTTCAAGCCTACCAGCTTCAAATTTCCAGGTTGATGAGGACAAATTCCACGAGATGCTGGCGATGTCGCGGAGTTTTACTGTTTCGGCGGAATCACAACCCACTGAAGCCGATAATGGGATGCCATCACGACCGCAAACTGGCTTCTGGAATCGAATCAGAGCCAACCCCCCGAATCAGCTTCTC TTTGCAAAGCACAGGCCTGGTTCCTGTCAACTGGGAATCTCGTTTCAAGCGTCTTTGACGGCAATTGCGGCTCACAGCTACCTTAGTATCGTCAGGAATTTCCGACCGCCCTCTCGCGTCTTCTGCCCAGTCCTCGTGGCACTCTGGTCGTCTGTATCCGGAATGGCTCTCTTGGGAATTGCGATATCTGGTGGTTCGTCAGATTTCTATGGCCGGGCAGGCGAATGG TGCTGGATCACCTCCAATTATCAAGAGCTTCGTTTGTACCTCCATTACCTATGGATCTTTATCTGTCTTGTGGCCACAAGCGTGATATATCTCGCCATCGTCATTCATCTCTTGACTCACCGCAAGCCCATCGCTTCAAGCTGCCAACAAACCTCGCCCGGTACCCAGTATGCCACACAAGAGCAGAAGCTTCGCGAGATAAGCAGCTTTCTGGCATACCCGTTAATCTACATTCTCTGTACCGTGCCAATCGCTACAGCCAGAATCGGATCCATGGTCAAACATGAGCCCCCGGTCCTCTTCTCCAGCGTGGCAGGCTCTTTGCTGGCTTCAGCAGGATTACTAGACGTCCTCCTGTACTCTCTCACTCGGAAATCCATTGTCTTCTCTGGTCAGATACCACCCACTCAAGACACAGGGCTGGAAACATTTGGATTCATGGCAAGCTCTCTTCGCACACCACATGGAAGAGCTTTCGGAAATATGGTGTTTATCGAGGGTGAAACCCAAACCCACAGCGGCTCGGGCATCAGGCGACTCTGGGGATGGGTTTGTAATTTGTGGAGGACAGTGTTTCCAAAGCGTTCCGAAAGAGCTTGGAGGGACAGGCTTGCGAGCGTGGAAGTTCCTTTTGGGCCGAGGACTGAACGCGGGCAGGCGGATTGGGACAGCTCGTGGATGAGCTTGGGTGTGGACGCCTCCGAGGTCGCGTGGAAGCGCCCCCGCGCGCTGAAACCAGAGATCGGATGTGAGACGACAACGCGCGTCCACACGCAATATCAAGGGTGA
- a CDS encoding uncharacterized protein (COG:S; EggNog:ENOG503NWJK): MTEKQFNVGIVGYGLSAKVFHIPFIQLTPSLKLHSIVQRTPKPGNSAPEDYPDLKHYTATEDLIADPDVDVVVLCTPPNTHYPLTRSALLNNKHVLVEKPFVPTSGEADELTALARQQKRVLCVYQNRRWDSDFLTVQNLLKEDKLGRIVEFETHFDRLRLTALAKGSTWKAGLKMDEAGGVLYDLGSHLLDQVFVLFGMPDGVTGRFVNQREGRLVTGDGTDEQEPDSVTAILSYKNKGLLVFVRAGVACVETRQMRFWVRGTKGSYHKSGLDPQEDHLRAGGKATDTDFGKESEDRFGRLCIVGGDGKVEDQVCPTVEPETYVRFYHLFAKAVASGKEEGVPVPASQAAQVLRIIEAVRESAKTGSEVAPQA, encoded by the exons ATGACCGAAAAGCAATTCAACGTTGGCATCGTCGGCTATGG cctcTCCGCCAAAGTCTTTCACATCCCTTTCATCCaactcaccccctccctcaagctTCACTCTATCGTCCAGCGCACTCCCAAGCCAGGCAACTCCGCCCCAGAAGACTACCCTGACCTCAAGCACTACACCGCTACCGAGGATCTCATCGCCGACCCAGACGTCGACGTGGTGGTCCTCTGCACCCCACCAAACACCCACTACCCCCTGACCCGCTCAGCACtgctcaacaacaagcaTGTCCTTGTCGAGAAGCCGTTTGTTCCCACCTCAGGCGAGGCGGATGAGTTGACTGCTTTGGCGAGACAGCAAAAGCGGGTGCTTTGCGTCTATCAGAACCGGCGATGGGATTCGGACTTTCTTACTGTTCAGAATCTCCTCAAGGAGGACAAGCTGGGAAGAATTGTCGAGTTCGAGACGCACTTTGACAGATTACGATTGACGGCTCTGGCGAAGGGTTCGACGTGGAAGGCGGGGCTCAAGATGGACGAGGCGGGAGGGGTGTTGTATGATCTTGGCTCCCACTTGTTGGATCAggtgtttgtgttgtttGGTATGCCTGATGGCGTGACAGGGAGATTCGTCAACCAGAGAGAAGGGAGGCTTGTCACTGGGGATGGGACCGATGAGCAGGAGCCGGATAGTGTGACTGCTATCCTGAGCTATAAGAAcaaggggttgttggtctTTGTTCGTGCCGGCGTCGCCTGTGTCGAGACCAGACAGATGCGGTTCTGGGTCCGGGGTACCAAAGGCAGTTATCATAAGAGCGGGTTGGATCCTCAGGAGGATCATCTCCGAGCCGGTGGCAAGGCGACTGACACCGACTTCGGCAAGGAATCGGAGGACAGATTCGGGAGGTTGTGTATCGTCGGCGGTGACGGGAAGGTGGAAGACCAGGTTTGCCCTACTGTAGAGCCGGAGACATATGTCAGGTTCTATCACCTGTTTGCGAAGGCTGTTGCAAGCGGAAAGGAGGAAGGTGTACCAGTGCCTGCATCACAGGCGGCGCAGGTTCTGCGAATAATCGAGGCAGTACGAGAGAGTGCGAAGACTGGGAGCGAGGTCGCCCCGCAAGCCTAG
- the SOD2_1 gene encoding Superoxide dismutase [Mn], mitochondrial (EggNog:ENOG503NZVT; COG:P) yields MVNFDNILKYLAVQAPLRAFSGEDFNATKMAVQEYTLPALPYAYNALEPHISAQIMELHHSKHHQAYVTNLNNALKLHVAAVGAGDIASQIEMQQVIKFNGGGHINHSLFWKNLAPAESEETKPEAAKKLVAAVEKTWGSLDDFKKVFSSTLLGIQGSGWGWLVKDSVNGLRIVTTKDQDPVVGRDVPVFGVDMWEHAYYLQYLNGKAAYVENIWNVINWKTAEERFLGTSEVTKL; encoded by the exons ATGGTCAACTTTGACAATATCTTGAAGTATCTCGCCGTCCAGGCGCCTTTGAGGGCCTTCTCCGGCGAGGACTTTAACGCTACCAAGATGGCTGTTCAAGAGTACACCCTGCCGGCATTGCCATATGCTTACAAT GCTTTGGAACCGCACATTTCAGCCCAGATCATGGAGCTGCACCACAGCAAGCACCACCAGGCCTATGTGACAAACTTGAACAACGCTCTCAAGTTgcatgttgctgctgttggtgcAGGCGATATTGCCAGTCAGATCGAGATGCAGCAGGTCATCAAGTTCAACGGTGGGGGGCATATCAACCACTCGCTGTTCTGGAAGAACCTTGCCCCCGCCGAGAGCGAAGAGACAAAGCCCGAGGCTGCAAAAAAGctggttgctgctgtcgaGAAGACCTGGGGTAGTCTGGACGACTTTAAGAAGGTTTTCTCTAGCACCTTGCTGGGGATTCAAGGAAGTGGTTGGGGCTGGCTGGTCAAGGACAGTGTGAATGGGCTGCGGATCGTGACCACCAAGGATCAAGATCCGGTGGTTGGACGAGATGTTCCCGTGTTTGGTGTCGATATGTGGGAGCATGCTTACTATCTTCAG TATCTCAACGGAAAGGCTGCGTATGTCGAGAATATCTGGAACGTCATCAACTGGAAGACGGCCGAGGAGCGCTTCTTGGGCACCAGCGAAGTTACAAAATTGTAA
- a CDS encoding uncharacterized protein (EggNog:ENOG503P7NW) — protein MCGPETPSNLPRVGARVDFYSPSTRQPLGNLLFHNPSTPSSSSATHVRFSSPSSGSACSSRSSSPVPSKKDDEDVLVSIHVSGDMSKPFRESGLLQQFSLPSTSIEAHYEVALREELSLVVGIGIIGRRVSMTRGDEVLADGIIGFNALPESMASL, from the exons ATGTGCGGCCCagaaaccccctccaacctccccagaGTCGGTGCTCGTGTAGACTTCTACTCGCCCTCCACCCGCCAACCATTAGgaaacctcctcttccacaatCCATCCACTCCTTCCAGTTCAAGCGCTACCCACGTCCGGTTCTCGTCTCCTTCATCAGGCTCAGCCTGTTCTTCACGATCCTCTTCACCAGTGCCATCTAagaaggatgatgaagatgtcCTAGTATCCATCCA TGTTTCGGGCGACATGAGTAAACCCTTCCGAGAATCCGGACTGCTCCAGCAATTCTCTCTCCCAAGCACATCCATAGAAGCACACTATGAGGTTGCGCTCCGAGAGGAGCTGTCACTTGTGGTTGGGATAGGCATCATCGGACGGAGAGTTTCCATGACCAGAGGCGATGAGGTGCTGGCTGATGGTATCATCGGGTTCAATGCGCTGCCGGAAAGCATGGCTTCTCTTTGA
- a CDS encoding uncharacterized protein (COG:S; EggNog:ENOG503P02V), whose amino-acid sequence MPIFANTPESRLGRSDSKDPGTTCRGITGSGRPCRRSLLSDDAPPPPKSKRNKLQVDDPSDPDLYCWQHKEQAVMSAHSSPGPKLSHTPILEGRTSIDTLAERLGLVKTHSEPRPSKYSGGYSQSARPEKKKGITCCFCFTLPLDDLVPSPRPQPVPLQKPTSASVPYRPSGNKPSRPSSARPPSARPTSSQKKNHAALIPADAPPETAAKLAKELAKPFSENDDPGYIYIFWLTPESQPLTPAAETARSLLSPSARPSGSRTISDILASFAAFIDDDDDDRPRPSSGNGRSSHTNKKILLKIGRATNVQRRLNEWQRQCGYNISLIRYYPYVPSNSTNTTERKVPHSHKVERLVHIELDGLGLRAGDRGKCEACGKEHREWFEVEASRKAVEVVDDIVRKWSDWDETQA is encoded by the coding sequence ATGCCTATCTTTGCCAACACCCCCGAATCTCGCCTCGGCCGTTCCGACTCGAAAGATCCAGGGACGACATGTCGAGGAATCACAGGCAGCGGCCGCCCATGTAGGCGCTCGCTCCTCAGTGATgatgcccctcccccgccaaagTCCAAGAGAAACAAACTCCAAGTCGACGACCCGAGCGATCCAGACTTGTACTGCTGGCAACACAAGGAACAGGCGGTCATGTCCGCCCACTCGAGCCCCGGCCCGAAGCTGTCTCATACACCGATACTGGAGGGACGAACGAGCATAGACACTCTTGCGGAGAGGCTAGGTCTCGTGAAGACACATTCTGAACCTAGGCCCAGCAAATACAGCGGCGGATACTCCCAGTCAGCGCGcccagaaaagaagaagggcatcacctgctgcttctgctttACACTTCCGCTCGACGATCTCGTGCCTTCCCCTCGCCCTCAGCCCGTGCCACTTCAGAAGCCTACATCAGCCTCGGTGCCTTATAGGCCGAGCGGGAACAAGCCCTCAAGACCAAGTTCGGCCAGGCCTCCTTCTGCGCGTCCGACATCTTCGCAGAAGAAGAACCATGCCGCGTTGATTCCCGCGGATGCGCCCCCCGAAACCGCCGCGAAGCTAGCGAAAGAATTAGCCAAGCCCTTCTCGGAAAATGACGACCCTGGCTACATTTACATCTTCTGGCTGACTCCAGAGTCCCAACCTTTGACCCCCGCAGCGGAGACCGCTCGCTCCTTGCTATCACCATCTGCTCGACCGTCAGGTTCCAGGACGATAAGCGACATACTCGCCTCGTTTGCCGCCTTtatcgacgacgacgacgatgacagACCTCGTCCCAGCAGTGGTAATGGAAGAAGTTCGCACACCAACAAGAAGATTCTGTTGAAGATTGGTCGGGCTACCAACGTCCAGCGCAGGTTGAACGAATGGCAGCGGCAGTGCGGGTATAACATCTCGCTTATTCGGTACTATCCCTATGTCCCGTCCAACAGCACAAATACGACGGAGCGCAAAGTACCTCATAGTCACAAGGTGGAACGCTTGGTGCACATTGAGCTAGATGGTCTTGGGCTGAGAGCTGGAGATCGCGGCAAGTGCGAGGCTTGTGGCAAGGAGCACCGGGAGTggtttgaggttgaggcGAGCAGGAAggcggttgaggtggtggatgatatTGTGAGGAAGTGGTCGGACTGGGACGAGACCCAGGCTTGA
- a CDS encoding uncharacterized protein (COG:Z; EggNog:ENOG503PCQJ) codes for MDQPKPTTNKAKNETPGLSGAPKSPNPGDGPPQVSTAATNTASKPNGTQPDPPTASQFAGDQQTSSATKVAPSTTPADATKLAIKKPVATAQEPKSASKPLPGPEVPLVPSNTAQTSTDVKQKDPGDAAKPKASKTPSGLPEFEHIEQKHLGLRQLVAPPETEDIDADVVFVHGIGAHPYNTWRHKITKTNWLDDKTMLPADLPKSRILFFGYQSAWYGPNAVRQTVNTAADQLLNALMGRLRENCPERPIIFVAHCFGGLIVQRAFHIAHSHRSNFPGLIDAITGLIFLGTPHSGVDGNSSLSTQGDIYRAIVAAQVKTHFETLETMTHNNQMLHGIVQDFNQVLKNEVKVQPHIYSFFEMYASSVGKIAGMGNMPQEFVVTQSSATVYGHGSTGLNANHFNMNTFEDNQDANYDAVCQQIVRMVKLARENQEKRKQEDSRFSQSHSHLPHLAKLPIPIRKDGHFVERADILGLIDRKFHDENGAVVALTGGLGTGKTHVAVEYAYRYCIENPGAHIHWIDASSAEQFEFSYKRIADGLQFRLRDANSPQDVVRDVCHALKKSTDSQWLMVVDGLDDDASLNWIKDGTPNDERTLWDFIPRGRHSTVLVTTREARLARRFAGKSQFVIDVAPLSGKDAAFMILGRKTTDKQKYDQAKELAKKLGGTAGALALPHAYRTKVDGKINLKEYEDMLKLPESQKQDTTGNAVLAWRRLFRVLEKKHRDAANLLCSVGVLDVQSIPKDFFQKADWKLTRTLEVYGMIERSADDRFIRVTGIVRLCLQRYLEEAKEKELVEEKVLDQLSQALKDGDHELDDALLPSILAALRFQPKHSDGKKAAAILHLKVAQYYQQVGRLEVARTHFEKALTPRPTDPQQPPRYFLTAKDVETARQALGNLGLDQKTMPVAVSKKPSSRACFIPNPQELRSELRFLEESSGREHTSTIQKLAELAVLRLAHPSTRQPSKTKANNLANTCGLPATTSGSPAPGTLGNNNPSDNGSFSSAPQSEDAPEDDPAVLFERLLESAINTHGPNTMRTANAHYSLAIAYERQEDFPKSEQHFSKAIAIARDRLGPESPECLRMLRALACLYARQGNTQAEQMFALALQNQIKVLGDTHPETLITRHNVALFLEEAEEWEAAGQELERILGLQGYWLGRDAPETLHTAQSLALNYAARNKRKEAEDLFRATLATQEQVLGETHVDTMTTAERLREFLENAQGDGGKGDKGAKKEDNDKKGVKDGKKGKK; via the exons ATGGACCAGCCAAAGCCGACAACCAACAAGGCAAAGAACGAGACCCCAGGGTTGAGCGGGGCTCCCAAGAGCCCAAACCCAGGGGATGGCCCTCCCCAAGTCTCGACGGCGGCTACGAACACTGCCTCGAAGCCCAATGGAACCCAGCCAGACCCACCTACTGCAAGTCAATTCGCGGGAGACCAACAGACTTCAAGTGCAACAAAGGTTGCTCCTAGTACCACTCCAGCAGATGCCACAAAGCTGGCGATCAAGAAACCAGTTGCCACTGCCCAAGAACCCAAGTCAGCTTCCAAACCATTGCCTGGTCCCGAGGTACCACTTGTGCCAAGCAACACTGCTCAGACATCCACAGATGTCAAGCAGAAGGACCCTGGAGATGCTGCAAAGCCAAAGGCTTCGAAGACTCCCAGTGGCCTACCGGAGTTTGAACACATTGAACAAAAGCATTTGGGCTTGAGGCAGCTGGTTGCACCTCCTGAGACGGAAGACATCGATGCAGA TGTTGTCTTTGTCCATGGCATTGGTGCCCACCCCTACAACACCTGGAGGCACAAAATCACAAAGACCAACTGGCTTGACGACAAGACGATGTTGCCAGCCGATTTGCCCAAATCGAGAATACTCTTCTTCGGCTACCAGTCGGCCTGGTATGGTCCGAACGCTGTCAGACAAACAGTGAATACAGCGGCTGATCAGCTGCTCAACGCCTTGATGGGGAGATTGAGGGAG AATTGCCCTGAGAGGCCCATCATCTTCGTTGCCCACTGTTTTGGCGGATTGATTGTTCAACGT GCTTTCCACATTGCCCACTCTCACAGATCCAATTTTCCTGGCCTCATCGATGCCATCACCGGGCTCATATTCCTTGGTACCCCACACTCTGGTGTAGATGGCAACTCTTCACTGAGCACTCAAGGAGACATCTATCGAGCAATCGTCGCTGCTCAAGTGAAGACTCACTTTGAGACACTCGAGACGATGACACACAACAACCAGATGCTTCATGGAATAGTTCAGGATTTCAACCAAGTGCTGAAGAATGAGGTCAAAGTCCAGCCTCACATATATTCTTTCTTCGAGATGTATGCATCCAGTGTGGGGAAGATCGCTGGGATGGGAAACATGCCTCAG GAATTCGTCGTCACACAGTCATCGGCGACAGTGTATGGGCACGGCTCAACCGGTCTCAATGCCAACCACTTCAACATGAACACCTTCGAAGACAATCAAGATGCCAACTACGACGCGGTCTGTCAGCAGATTgtgaggatggtgaagcTTGCAAGGGAGAATCAGGAGAAAAGGAAGCAAGAAG ATTCTAGGTTCAGTCAATCTCATAGTCACCTGCCACACCTGGCAAAGCTTCCGATTCCAATCAGGAAAGACGGCCACTTTGTCGAGCGTGCAGATATACTAGGTCTCATTGACAGGAAGTTTCATGACGAGAATGGTGCCGTGGTGGCACTCACCGGTGGTTTGGGGACTGG AAAGACCCACGTTGCCGTGGAGTATGCTTATCGATATTGCATCGAAAACCCCGGGGCTCATATACACTGGATCGACGCCAGCAGCGCCGAGCAATTCGAATTCTCGTACAAGCGCATAGCGGATGGTCTTCAATTCCGTCTAAGGGACGCAAACTCGCCGCAAGATGTTGTGAGGGACGTCTGTCATGCTCTAAAGAAAAGCACCGATAGTCAGTGGCTGATGGTTGTGGACGGTCTTGATGATGACGCTTCACTCAACTGGATCAAAGATGGTACCCCAAATGATGAGCGGACTCTTTGGGATTTTATTCCCAGAGGAAGACACAGCACGGTGCTGGTTACGACAAGAGAGGCACGTTTGGCACGACGCTTTGCAGGAAAGTCTCAATTTGTGATTGATGTCGCTCCTCTTAGCGGCAAGGACGCTGCATTTATGATTTTGGGCAGGAAGACAACCGACAAACAGAAGTACGACCAAGCCAAAGAGCTGGCCAAAAAGCTTGGGGGCACAGCTGGTGCCCTGGCGCTTCCGCACGCTTACCGTACCAAGGTTGATGGGAAAATCAACTTGAAGGAATACGAAGACATGCTTAAACTCCCCGAATCACAAAAGCAGGATACTACTGGCAATGCTGTTCTTGCTTGGAGGCGACTGTTTAGGGTCCTCGAGAAAAAGCACCGAGATGCGGCAAACTTGCTGTGCTCTGTTGGAGTTCTTGACGTTCAAAGCATTCCAAAGGACTTCTTCCAAAAGGCCGATTGGAAGCTCACCCGGACATTGGAAGTATACGGCATGATCGAGAGGTCGGCGGACGACAGGTTCATTCGGGTAACCGGGATTGTCCGGCTCTGTCTGCAACGCTATCTGGAAGAAGCGAAAGAAAAGGAGTTGGTTGAAGAAAAGGTTCTTGACCAGCTTTCCCAAGCCCTCAAGGACGGTGATCATGAGTTGGATGACGCATTGCTTCCTAGCATCCTTGCTGCTCTTAGGTTCCAGCCAAAACACTCGGACGGCAAGAAGGCCGCTGCTATCCTACACCTGAAGGTTGCTCAGTACTACCAGCAAGTTGGACGCTTGGAAGTAGCAAGAACACACTTCGAAAAAGCTCTTACACCCCGTCCGACAGACCCGCAACAACCTCCCAGATACTTCCTGACAGCCAAAGATGTCGAGACAGCCAGACAAGCCCTCGGAAATCTCGGCCTGGATCAGAAAACGATGCCTGTGGCTGTCAGTAAGAAACCATCATCCCGTGCTTGTttcatccccaaccctcagGAGCTGCGCAGCGAGCTTCGGTTTCTAGAAGAGAGCTCTGGGCGTGAACACACGAGCACCATTCAAAAGCTAGCCGAACTGGCTGTTTTGAGACTAGCCCACCCAAGCACGAGACAGCCCAGCAAGACCAAGGCCAACAACCTCGCAAACACCTGCGGCCTCCCAGCAACCACGAGTGGATCTCCAGCTCCTGGTACACTTGGAAACAATAACCCTTCGGACAACGGctctttttcttcagcaCCACAGAGTGAAGACGCCCCTGAAGACGACCCGGCTGTCCTCTTTGAACGCCTGCTGGAATCAGCAATAAACACCCACGGCCCCAACACCATGCGCACCGCCAACGCCCACTACTCCCTCGCCATAGCCTACGAGCGGCAGGAAGACTTCCCCAAATCTGAACAACACTTCTCAAAGGCCATTGCCATAGCCCGCGACAGACTTGGCCCTGAAAGCCCAGAGTGTCTCCGCATGTTGCGTGCCCTCGCTTGTCTCTACGCCCGCCAGGGAAACACACAGGCTGAGCAGATGTTCGCGCTCGCCTTGCAGAACCAGATCAAAGTCCTCGGGGACACCCATCCCGAGACCCTCATCACCCGACACAATGTTGCTTTGTTCCtcgaggaagccgaggagTGGGAAGCGGCAGGacaggagctggagaggataCTCGGGCTGCAGGGGTATTGGCTTGGGAGGGATGCCCCGGAAACATTACATACAGCACAAAGCCTTGCCCTCAACTATGCTGCCAGAAACAAGAGAAAGGAGGCGGAAGACTTGTTTCGGGCCACGCTCGCAACGCAGGAGCAAGTCTTGGGGGAGACGCACGTTGACACGATGACTACCGCAGAGAGGTTGCGCGAGTTTTTGGAGAATGCACAAGGCGatggagggaagggggataAGGGtgcgaagaaggaggataACGATAAGAAGGGGGTcaaggatgggaagaagggaaagaagtGA
- a CDS encoding uncharacterized protein (EggNog:ENOG503NZDU): MAGHEQTRHTMNPPAGGTENEDTTVPGQPTIPFNDNARIVTFLTTDLSTERLNSLYSLLFLTGKPENISPLHHQPIKGRTILITERPDLHLIWNIDRIFIKPLPKYLLSHSFWKAHLHHRPGRLDITTPTLCNPKDTLRLEAQGFLRTYSRLIRHESDFDMAQSLGLLPKSLDWAGWSHYIQAYAYLRDTQVARRYHYGELRLPRLNAWTMVCRGERYFQIHYDQLSFFSCFGGPYLLLFGAVTVMLAALQTAVQMVPEGGPYREFANSFVPMSIALTAGGLLSFPALWFLFTMRELWLFIFRYRSLAL; this comes from the coding sequence ATGGCGGGTCACGAACAAACCAGACATACGATGAACCCACCTGCCGGAGGCACAGAAAACGAGGACACCACCGTGCCCGGTCAACCTACTATTCCGTTCAATGACAATGCGAGGATCGTCActttcctcaccaccgacctCTCGACTGAAAGATTGAACAGTCTCTATTCGCTGCTATTCCTGACCGGCAAGCCTGAGAATATCTCCCCCttacaccaccagcccatcAAAGGGCGTACGATTCTCATTACCGAAAGGCCTGATCTGCACCTCATTTGGAACATCGACCGGATTTTCATCAAACCACTTCCGAAATATCTGCTCAGCCACTCGTTTTGGAAagcccacctccaccaccgacctGGCAGATTGGACATTACGACCCCCACGCTATGCAACCCCAAAGACACCCTTCGTCTCGAAGCCCAAGGCTTCCTGCGCACTTACTCGCGCCTCATCCGACACGAGTCGGACTTTGATATGGCCCAAAGCCTGGGACTCCTCCCCAAGAGTCTAGACTGGGCCGGTTGGTCGCATTACATACAGGCATATGCATACCTTCGGGACACCCAAGTGGCCAGACGCTATCACTACGGCGAACTTCGCTTGCCAAGACTCAACGCCTGGACAATGGTCTGCCGTGGGGAACGTTACTTTCAAATTCACTACGACCAGTtgtccttcttttcctgttTTGGCGGGCCGTATCTGCTGCTGTTCGGTGCAGTTACGGTGATGCTGGCGGCCCTGCAGACGGCTGTGCAGATGGTGCCGGAGGGGGGTCCTTACCGGGAGTTTGCAAATAGCTTCGTGCCCATGTCGATCGCGCTGACggcgggggggttgctgtCTTTTCCGGCGCTGTGGTTTTTGTTCACGATGAGGGAGCTGTGGTTGTTTATCTTCCGATATCGATCTCTTGCTTTGTGA